In one window of Rhinatrema bivittatum chromosome 10, aRhiBiv1.1, whole genome shotgun sequence DNA:
- the C10H1orf210 gene encoding type III endosome membrane protein TEMP — MLSTEATGAASANLTTLSSSGKGGHSWEFLVGFIVIAICISLLIAVVAKCKLFQKYFSSYRHRPLPDSDSMHPSNADLSDLTAADQDPFSHTAGLRVEDDDGFIEDNYIQPSERLQEEEEKDYPLAF, encoded by the exons ATGCTCAGCACGGAGGCCACAGGCGCAGCCTCTGCAAACCTAA CTACCCTGTCCTCCTCTGGAAAAGGAGGACACAGCTGGGAGTTCCTGGTGGGGTTTATTGTGATAGCCATCTGCATCTCCCTTCTCATTGCTGTGGTTGCCAAGTGTAAGCTGTTCCAGAAATACTTCAGCAGTTACCGGCACCGGCCCCTGCCAGACAGCGACTCCATGCATCCGTCCAATGCGGATTTGTCTGATCTCACCGCAGCAGATCAGGACCCCTTCTCCCACACCGCTGGCCTGCGAGTCGAAGATGATGATGGTTTCATAGAGGATAACTATATCCAGCCAAGTGAGAGGctccaggaggaagaggagaaagattaTCCCCTTGCATTCTAA